One region of Deltaproteobacteria bacterium genomic DNA includes:
- a CDS encoding ParB N-terminal domain-containing protein has protein sequence MTPLFERICLEDVDRSDELFSMSFEPDLSRLRESVKRVGILEPLWLREKGGRFQIVGGFRRFDTALSLREERVPALIWKGEQLEDMRAFWMSLHSNVTARGLNPVEKGLVLGKLLDHFRLSRKEVIRTAMPLLGLEPSEKILSGFLLLNGFPTPLKRYLLSHGASLATVSLLGRFTGEEQESLAGFLAPLRLGENVLREILTFMWEISRRDGVRVDEVISGEEMRRLLSDGRLSGPQRIEAIRRVLREKRYPRLSALEETFRSARKRMRLSPKILLKPPPFFEGNRFRIEIGFETLEEYRAALSELRDLPEESINSLLAIKGYGGDTHGTGLP, from the coding sequence TTGACCCCGCTGTTTGAAAGGATCTGTCTTGAAGATGTCGATCGGTCGGACGAACTCTTTTCCATGAGTTTTGAGCCCGATCTCAGCCGGTTGAGGGAATCGGTCAAGAGGGTTGGGATCCTGGAGCCCCTGTGGCTGAGGGAGAAGGGCGGCCGATTTCAAATCGTCGGCGGCTTCAGGCGTTTCGATACGGCCCTTTCCTTGCGAGAAGAGAGGGTTCCGGCTCTCATCTGGAAGGGTGAGCAACTCGAAGACATGCGGGCCTTCTGGATGAGCCTCCATTCGAATGTTACCGCCCGGGGCCTCAACCCCGTGGAGAAGGGGCTGGTTCTGGGAAAACTCCTGGATCACTTCAGGTTGAGCCGGAAGGAAGTGATTCGAACCGCCATGCCCCTGCTCGGTCTTGAACCAAGCGAAAAGATTCTGAGCGGGTTCCTTCTGCTAAACGGTTTTCCCACGCCCCTGAAGAGGTATCTGCTGAGCCACGGGGCGAGCCTCGCTACGGTCAGCCTCCTGGGGAGGTTCACCGGGGAGGAGCAGGAGTCCCTGGCCGGCTTTCTTGCCCCCCTGAGACTCGGTGAGAATGTCTTGAGAGAGATTCTCACCTTTATGTGGGAGATCAGCCGCCGAGACGGAGTCCGGGTCGACGAGGTCATTTCAGGGGAGGAGATGAGGCGCCTCCTCTCTGACGGCCGTCTGTCCGGGCCCCAGAGGATCGAGGCGATCAGAAGAGTTCTGAGAGAGAAGCGGTATCCAAGGCTTTCGGCTCTTGAGGAGACGTTTAGGTCCGCCAGGAAGAGAATGAGACTCTCACCGAAAATCCTCCTGAAGCCCCCTCCGTTTTTCGAAGGCAATCGATTCAGGATCGAAATCGGCTTCGAGACCCTGGAGGAGTACAGGGCCGCTCTGTCAGAACTCCGGGACCTGCCCGAAGAGAGCATCAACAGCCTTCTCGCCATCAAGGGCTATGGGGGTGACACCCATGGAACGGGTCTTCCTTGA
- a CDS encoding response regulator, translated as MAKVLIVDDEESIRLLYSEELTGDGYEVALAEDGHQLVERIEKEKPDVVILDIKMAEYNGLDLLQTIRERFYDLPVILCSAYSMFKGDLKSIAADYYVVKSSDLSELKRKINQALEAKAES; from the coding sequence ATGGCTAAAGTCTTGATCGTAGACGACGAGGAGTCCATCAGGCTTCTCTACTCGGAGGAATTGACAGGCGACGGGTACGAGGTGGCTCTGGCCGAAGACGGCCACCAGCTTGTTGAGAGGATCGAAAAGGAGAAACCCGACGTGGTGATCCTTGATATCAAGATGGCTGAATACAATGGTCTGGATCTCTTGCAGACCATAAGAGAGAGGTTCTACGATTTGCCGGTGATTCTCTGTTCTGCTTACAGCATGTTCAAGGGTGACCTCAAGTCCATTGCCGCTGATTACTATGTGGTAAAATCGTCTGATCTGTCCGAACTGAAGAGGAAGATAAACCAGGCCCTGGAGGCAAAGGCCGAATCGTGA
- a CDS encoding glycosyltransferase, with product MNELYEENPSNVRDAEIVVGIPSYNKPKGITLPTEKADEGLVEFFPNRKSVILNCASHSDDGTKEAFLGVRTEVPKIYLATGEAVTGKGNSLRNLFRKAVELKARAVLVVDADPSSITPRWIKNLGDPLFRNFGFVSPLYLHHRFEETFTNNIAYPLVRTLYGRRVRQPLGGDVGFSGELARLYLENRPWDERISHMGIDIWMITLAITHGVPICQSFMGRPKEQKPKDPAADLGPTFDEVVGTIFTMMGHYEAKWRSIKWSKPTAIFGFGQGQMETIPDVQVDKKSLYTRFTRGAEMMIDRWKTILAPEVFSKLTEVAEIGEERFDFPTELWAKILFDYAVAFRRGGREADSLFDSLLPLYYGRALSDVNKVEVMSTQQAEEYVEDQCLVFEEAKPYLLRRWDER from the coding sequence ATGAACGAGTTATACGAGGAAAATCCCAGCAATGTCAGGGATGCAGAGATCGTCGTCGGCATTCCTTCTTACAACAAACCCAAGGGAATCACCCTCCCTACGGAGAAAGCGGATGAAGGGCTGGTTGAGTTCTTCCCGAACCGGAAGTCCGTGATTCTGAACTGCGCCAGTCATTCAGACGATGGGACCAAGGAAGCCTTCCTGGGAGTGAGAACCGAGGTTCCCAAGATCTATCTTGCCACCGGTGAGGCTGTCACCGGGAAGGGCAACAGCCTCCGAAATCTCTTCCGAAAGGCAGTTGAACTCAAGGCGAGGGCTGTTCTCGTCGTGGATGCCGATCCTTCGAGCATCACGCCGCGATGGATAAAGAACCTGGGAGACCCACTTTTTCGGAACTTCGGCTTCGTCTCTCCCCTCTATCTCCACCACAGGTTCGAGGAGACCTTCACCAACAACATCGCATATCCCCTTGTCCGGACCCTTTACGGGAGACGAGTGAGACAGCCCCTTGGAGGTGACGTGGGATTTTCCGGGGAGCTCGCTCGCCTGTATCTCGAGAACAGACCCTGGGACGAGCGGATCTCTCACATGGGCATAGATATCTGGATGATCACTCTGGCCATCACCCATGGGGTTCCCATCTGCCAGTCATTCATGGGCCGGCCCAAAGAACAGAAACCAAAGGATCCAGCCGCCGATCTCGGGCCCACCTTCGATGAGGTGGTGGGGACCATTTTTACCATGATGGGCCACTACGAGGCGAAATGGCGTTCCATCAAGTGGAGTAAACCCACGGCCATATTCGGTTTCGGGCAGGGCCAGATGGAGACTATCCCGGACGTGCAGGTCGACAAGAAGAGCCTTTACACCCGATTCACTCGAGGAGCGGAAATGATGATCGACCGGTGGAAGACGATTCTGGCTCCAGAGGTCTTTTCCAAACTGACGGAGGTTGCAGAGATCGGAGAAGAGCGTTTCGATTTTCCCACAGAGCTCTGGGCCAAGATACTTTTCGACTATGCTGTAGCCTTCCGGAGAGGCGGCCGGGAGGCCGACTCTCTCTTCGACTCCTTGCTCCCCCTTTACTACGGAAGGGCTCTCAGCGATGTCAACAAGGTGGAGGTGATGTCCACCCAACAGGCCGAGGAGTATGTCGAGGATCAGTGTCTCGTCTTTGAAGAGGCGAAGCCCTATCTCCTGCGGCGTTGGGATGAACGCTGA